A region of Paramormyrops kingsleyae isolate MSU_618 chromosome 17, PKINGS_0.4, whole genome shotgun sequence DNA encodes the following proteins:
- the LOC111847138 gene encoding claudin-4-like, translating to MVSAGIQILGTCVGLLGWVGVIMACAIPMWKVSAFIGNNIVTAQIIWEGIWMNCVVQSTGQAQCKVYDSMLALERDLQAARALCVLAILVGIVGMALAIVGGKCTNCMDNEVSKARVCITAGAVFIIAGILCLIPMCWTASVIIQDFYNPMVPQTMKREMGTSLYIGWASSALLIAGGTLLCYSCPPKEPSYAAKYSVGRPNSTGQKV from the coding sequence ATGGTATCGGCCGGGATCCAGATTTTGGGCACCTGTGTGGGACTGCTTGGCTGGGTTGGGGTCATCATGGcctgtgccatccccatgtgGAAGGTGTCGGCCTTCATCGGCAACAACATCGTGACGGCGCAGATCATCTGGGAGGGCATCTGGATGAACTGCGTGGTGCAGAGCACCGGACAGGCTCAGTGCAAGGTCTACGACTCCATGCTGGCACTGGAGCGGGACCTGCAGGCGGCCCGTGCCCTCTGCGTGCTAGCCATCCTGGTGGGAATCGTCGGTATGGCACTAGCCATCGTTGGGGGCAAGTGCACCAACTGCATGGACAACGAGGTGTCCAAGGCACGGGTCTGCATCACTGCGGGCGCGGTCTTCATCATCGCTGGGATCCTCTGTTTAATCCCCATGTGCTGGACTGCCAGCGTCATTATCCAAGATTTCTACAACCCCATGGTGCCGCAGACGATGAAGAGGGAGATGGGAACGTCTCTGTACATCGGCTGGGCTTCGTCCGCCCTGCTCATCGCCGGAGGGACCCTGCTCTGCTACAGCTGTCCCCCCAAGGAGCCCTCGTACGCAGCCAAGTACTCCGTGGGCAGGCCAAACTCCACGGGTCAGAAGGTGTGA
- the LOC111847137 gene encoding uncharacterized protein: MASTGLQIFGITLAVIGWLGDIVICALPQWKVTAFIGSNIVTAQTVWEGLWMDCVVQSTGQMQCKVYDSMLALPQDLQAARALIVISILVAIFGILLSIAGGRCTNCIEEGPAKSKVALVAGIFFIGSGILCLIPVCWSANTTIRDFYNPMVTDAQRRELDGIGMGRVGKEIAGQVICFFGFVGMCLTCGLPMWRVTSYVGANIVTGQIVWDGLWMNCVMQATGQMQCSIEDSIMSLTPDLQAARALIVISMLIAFLGFALSFLGAQCTSCLKKESSQAKVVILSGVFALIAGVICLIPTCWSAVTTVSDFQSTMVIQLQKREIGAAVYIGWGAAGLLLVGGSFLCSSCPPQQPVYKYPMYPAMYQAYPGSVYSGSYVPNRAYYSPAQYVPNKSVVAAPRPHAQEEYL; the protein is encoded by the exons ATGGCTTCAACAGGCTTGCAGATCTTTGGCATCACGCTGGCGGTGATCGGGTGGCTGGGCGACATCGTGATCTGTGCGCTGCCCCAATGGAAAGTGACCGCGTTCATCGGCAGCAACATCGTCACCGCCCAGACGGTGTGGGAAGGGCTGTGGATGGACTGCGTGGTGCAGAGCACCGGGCAGATGCAGTGTAAGGTCTACGACTCTATGCTGGCGCTCCCGCAGGACCTACAAGCCGCCCGAGCCCTTATCGTCATCTCCATCCTGGTGGCAATCTTCGGTATCCTGCTGTCCATCGCCGGGGGGCGCTGCACGAACTGCATCGAGGAGGGACCGGCCAAGTCAAAGGTCGCCCTCGTAGCGGGCATCTTCTTCATCGGCAGCGGTATCCTCTGCCTCATACCCGTTTGCTGGTCAGCCAACACCACCATCAGGGACTTCTACAACCCCATGGTGACGGACGCTCAGAGGCGAGAGCTCG ACGGCATCGGCATGGGACGTGTGGGCAAGGAGATCGCAGGCCAGGTGATCTGCTTCTTCGGTTTCGTGGGAATGTGTCTCACCTGCGGTCTGCCCATGTGGAGGGTGACCAGCTACGTGGGCGCCAACATCGTCACGGGCCAGATCGTCTGGGACGGCTTGTGGATGAACTGCGTGATGCAGGCCACCGGCCAGATGCAGTGCTCCATCGAGGACTCCATCATGAGCCTGACCCCGGACCTGCAGGCCGCCCGGGCGCTCATAGTCATCTCCATGCTCATCGCCTTCCTCGGCTTCGCCCTCAGCTTCCTCGGGGCCCAGTGCACCAGCTGCCTGAAGAAGGAGTCGTCCCAGGCTAAGGTAGTCATCCTTTCCGGGGTCTTTGCCCTCATCGCGGGCGTCATCTGCCTGATCCCTACCTGCTGGTCTGCTGTCACCACCGTTTCTGACTTCCAAAGCACCATGGTCATCCAGCTGCAGAAGAGGGAGATTGGGGCCGCCGTGTACATCGGCTGGGGGGCTGCTGGTCTGCTTCTTGTCGGGGGCTCCTTCCTCTGTTCATCCTGCCCTCCGCAGCAGCCAGTGTACAAGTACCCGATGTACCCTGCTATGTACCAGGCCTATCCGGGATCTGTCTACAGTGGGAGCTACGTGCCGAACAGGGCCTACTACTCACCTGCTCAGTATGTGCCCAACAAATCTGTAGTAGCTGCCCCAAGACCACATGCACAAGAAGAATATTTATAA